A single genomic interval of Rosistilla ulvae harbors:
- a CDS encoding ribbon-helix-helix domain-containing protein — MSSIPVELPEHLVSFVSQEAERAGYSTAGEYIAALVAAASEKQGETEQALMAGISSGDPKPWTDAEWNAIKERVIARSVK; from the coding sequence ATGTCCAGCATCCCTGTTGAATTGCCAGAGCACTTAGTTTCGTTTGTCTCCCAAGAAGCGGAGCGAGCCGGTTATTCTACGGCTGGTGAATACATCGCGGCGTTAGTTGCAGCAGCAAGTGAGAAGCAAGGCGAAACCGAACAAGCACTGATGGCAGGAATATCGAGCGGTGATCCCAAACCATGGACCGATGCCGAGTGGAACGCAATCAAAGAACGGGTGATCGCTAGAAGCGTCAAATGA
- a CDS encoding type II toxin-antitoxin system RelE/ParE family toxin has product MKPIIRRPKASEDVESHAMYVADGSMDAALRFVERAEQTIKGLALFPQSGAPFVNSVPDLAGMRTKLVKDFPNHVVFYVEREDSIEVVRVLRGGQDMNAEATKT; this is encoded by the coding sequence TTGAAACCAATCATCCGGCGTCCCAAAGCCAGCGAGGATGTCGAATCGCACGCGATGTATGTTGCGGATGGCAGCATGGATGCTGCGTTGCGATTTGTTGAGAGAGCTGAGCAAACCATTAAAGGCTTGGCGTTATTTCCCCAAAGCGGAGCACCGTTCGTAAACAGCGTTCCCGATCTGGCAGGGATGAGAACGAAGTTGGTAAAGGATTTCCCCAACCACGTTGTGTTCTACGTGGAGCGAGAAGATTCAATCGAGGTAGTTAGAGTTCTCCGCGGTGGGCAGGACATGAATGCAGAAGCAACGAAAACCTAG